CGCGCCGCCGGCGTCGAAAATCCGGAGCTTGCCGGCCGCCCCGCCAGCCGATTGGGCGCCCAGGCATTCGAGGCACGCGCCGCCGTCGCCGGCCAGGGCGTCGCCATCCTGACGCCGGACTTCTATAGCGACGACGTCGCGCTCGGCCGGCTCTACCAACCCTTCGACCTCCGCTGCAACGACAGTCACGACTATTGGCTGGTCTATCCGCATGCCCGCCGCAACGCCCCCAAGATTCGTGCCTTTCGCGACTGGATCCTCGGCGAGCTCAATCCATCTTTAAGCCAGTTCTGAAGAGTTTGAATCACATTCCGAAGGACATCCCTCTAACCTTTTGGAAAGGATGGATTTCGCGCTCGTCGACGTAGCGGGTGAAATCGTTCCGACGATCAAATCGGCCCTTCCCCGTTCCCGCTTTTTCTCGCAATCTGCAACGAAGGAGAGAAAGGGGACCTGAATGTACGAATTCGCCATCGGCTGGGAATGGCTGGCCTTTGCCGTTCGCTGGCTGCATGCTGTGACGGCCATCGCCTGGATCGGCTCGTCCTTCTATTTCATCGCGCTCGACCTTGGCCTGGTGAAGCGCGACCACCTGCCGCCGGGCGCCTATGGCGAGGAGTGGCAGGTGCATGGCGGCGGTTTCTACCACATCCAGAAATATCTGGTGGCGCCGACGACAATGCCGGAGCACCTTACCTGGTTCAAATGGGAGTCCTATTCGACGTGGCTTACCGGCTTCGCGATGCTCTGCATCGTCTATTATGGCGGCGCCGATCTCTTCCTGGTCGACCGACACGTGCTCGATATCTCGGCGACGACGGCGGTCCTGATCTCGCTCGCCTCGCTCGGCGTCGGCTGGGTCCTCTACGACCTTCTCTGCAAGTCGCCGATCGGCAAGAATACCTGGGGGCTGATGGCCCTCCTCTACGTCGTGCTCGTCGCCATGGCCTGGGGTTATACGCAGGTCTTCACCGGCCGCGCCGCCTTCCTGCATCTCGGCGCCTTCACGGCGACGATCATGTCGGCCAATGTGTTCTTCATCATCATCCCCAACCAGAAGATCGTCGTTGCCGACCTGATCGCCGGGCGCACGCCC
This DNA window, taken from Sinorhizobium fredii NGR234, encodes the following:
- a CDS encoding urate hydroxylase PuuD, with the protein product MYEFAIGWEWLAFAVRWLHAVTAIAWIGSSFYFIALDLGLVKRDHLPPGAYGEEWQVHGGGFYHIQKYLVAPTTMPEHLTWFKWESYSTWLTGFAMLCIVYYGGADLFLVDRHVLDISATTAVLISLASLGVGWVLYDLLCKSPIGKNTWGLMALLYVVLVAMAWGYTQVFTGRAAFLHLGAFTATIMSANVFFIIIPNQKIVVADLIAGRTPDPRLGAQAKQRSLHNNYLTLPVIFFMLSNHYPLAFATAFNWIIAALVFLMGVTIRHWFNTTHARKGKPTWTWLATVILFILIIWLSTVPKVLTGEERAEAAPTFRRFAENAHFPAVKDTIATRCSMCHAAEPVYEGIARAPKGVVFESDAEIAALAREIYIQAGRSHAMPPGNITDMTADERSLLTAWFESAVGEAQ